A window of the Gossypium hirsutum isolate 1008001.06 chromosome A05, Gossypium_hirsutum_v2.1, whole genome shotgun sequence genome harbors these coding sequences:
- the LOC107913953 gene encoding citrate synthase, mitochondrial has product MVFLKGVSALSRLRSRVKQHSSLSNSVRWLQMQSSSDLDLHSQLKELIPEQQERLKKLRAEHGKVQLGNITVDMVIGGMRGMTGLLWETSLLDPDEGIRFRGLSIPECQKLLPAAKPDGEPLPEGLLWLLLTGKMPSKAQVDALSQELRDRAVVPDYVFKAIDALPVSAHPMTQFATGVMALQVQSEFQKAYEKGISKLKYWEPTYEDALSLIARVPLVASYVYRRMYKDGKFIPMDDSLDYGGNFSHMLGFSSHQMHELMRLYVTIHSDHEGGNVSAHTGHLVGSALSDPYLSFAAALNGLAGPLHGLANQEVLLWIKSVVEECGENITKEQLKDYVWKTLNGGKVVPGFGHGVLRKTDPRYMCQREFALKHLPDDPLFKLVSQLYEVVPPILTELGKVKNPWPNVDAHSGVLLNHFGLTEARYYTVLFGVSRSIGICSQLIWDRALGLPLERPKSVTMDWLENYCKKAKAA; this is encoded by the exons ATGGTGTTTTTGAAGGGAGTATCAGCGCTATCCAGGCTAAGGTCACGTGTT AAACAGCATTCCAGTCTCAGCAACTCTGTTAGATGGCTTCAAATGCAGTCCTCTTCCGATCTT GATCTTCATTCGCAGTTGAAGGAATTGATTCCTGAACAACAG GAGCGCCTGAAGAAACTGAGGGCAGAACATGGAAAAGTGCAACTTGGGAATATTACTGTTGATatg GTCATTGGTGGAATGAGAGGAATGACAGGGTTGCTTTGGGAAACCTCATTACTTGACCCAGATGAG GGAATTCGCTTTAGGGGCTTGTCAATTCCCGAATGTCAAAAACTATTACCAGCTGCAAAGCCTGATGGAGAGCCTTTACCTGAGGGTCTTTTATGGCTTCTTTTGACTGGAAAG ATGCCAAGCAAAGCTCAGGTTGATGCTTTATCTCAGGAATTGCGTGACCGTGCTGTTGTTCCAG ATTACGTTTTCAAGGCCATTGATGCTCTACCTGTTTCAGCTCATCCAATGACTCAATTTGCAACTGGTGTTATGGCACTCCAG GTTCAAAGTGAATTTCAGAAAGCATATGAGAAAGGGATTTCAAAGTTAAA GTATTGGGAGCCGACATATGAAGATGCTCTTAGTTTGATAGCTCGTGTGCCATTGGTAGCTTCGTATGTTTATAGAAG GATGTACAAGGATGGAAAATTTATTCCCATGGATGACTCATTGGACTATGGGGGGAATTTTTCGCACATGTTGGGATTCAGCAGTCACCAAATGCACGAGCTTATGAGGCTTTATGTCACCATACATAG TGATCATGAAGGTGGAAATGTTAGTGCCCATACCGGTCACTTG GTGGGTAGTGCACTTTCAGATCCTTATCTTTCCTTTGCGGCTGCATTGAATGGGTTAGCTGGGCCGCTTCATGGTCTGGCTAATCAG GAAGTGCTACTTTGGATAAAATCTGTGGTAGAAGAATGTGGAGAGAACATAACCAAAGAACAGCTGAAAGACTATGTCTGGAAAACACTGAACGGTGGAAAG GTTGTCCCAGGATTTGGTCATGGAGTATTGCGTAAAACTGATCCAAGATACATGTGTCAAAGGGAGTTTGCTTTAAAGCACTTGCCTGATGATCCGCTGTTCAAGCTG GTTTCACAGCTTTATGAAGTGGTGCCTCCTATTCTTACTGAGTTAGGCAAG GTTAAAAACCCTTGGCCCAATGTTGATGCACACAGTGGAGTGCTGCTGAACCATTTTGGTTTAACTGAAGCTAG ATACTATACCGTTCTTTTTGGTGTATCAAGGAGTATTGGAATTTGCTCTCAG CTAATATGGGACCGAGCACTAGGATTGCCCCTCGAAAGGCCAAAAAGTGTTACAATGGATTGGCTTGAAAATTATTGCAAGAAAGCTAAAGCAGCCTAA
- the LOC107913954 gene encoding NADH dehydrogenase [ubiquinone] 1 beta subcomplex subunit 3-B has product MGKPLGSTGEFFKRRDEWRKHPMLSNQLRHATPGLGIALVAFGIYLVGEQVYNRIYAPSSSHHHQQQSSSHSH; this is encoded by the coding sequence ATGGGGAAGCCACTTGGATCAACAGGGGAATTCTTCAAGAGGAGGGACGAGTGGAGGAAGCATCCGATGCTCAGCAATCAGCTCCGCCACGCCACCCCTGGCCTAGGCATCGCCCTCGTTGCCTTTGGCATTTATCTGGTCGGGGAGCAGGTCTACAACAGGATTTATGCTCCTTCCTCCTCTCATCATCACCAACAACAATCTTCTTCTCACTCCCATTGA